Proteins from a genomic interval of Oceanispirochaeta crateris:
- a CDS encoding MFS transporter: protein MNKGLKQDSDRADGFDSQKHGAVVLLFASSLYVTSAVITSSLPLMAEEFRSLPSAEILVKLALTLPTLFIALISPLTGKLSDLWGRKKILFWGLIIYGIGGSSGFYLQDIRLILLGRGLLGLGLGTTFTMASALIGDFYSGDRRRRLLGLQGAFVSLGGMIFVGGAGFLAEISWRTPFLVYLLSFLILPAAAILKEPPRLKPAVLEESKRKRNPVGLILLIYLSVFLCMIFLLMIHTQLPFVLKQQNRSSTSLMGGILILLNLASFFTASFYHKIRRQLSPVMIYGLYFVLMGAGFILIGLKPGLLGLFGGILLCGLGTGLVVPNTSVWLQDISIPESRGQILGYMTASAFLGQFLSPLLLQPILTRLPEGTLFFRVGISVLILGFGYGILNLLSKLKSAVKKTTAVKNLHI from the coding sequence ATGAATAAGGGTTTAAAACAGGACTCGGACAGGGCTGATGGTTTTGATTCTCAAAAACATGGCGCTGTGGTCCTTCTCTTTGCCAGTAGCCTTTATGTGACCAGTGCTGTTATTACATCCTCTCTACCCCTGATGGCGGAAGAGTTCCGCAGTCTGCCCTCTGCGGAAATCCTTGTGAAACTGGCCCTGACTCTGCCGACACTTTTCATAGCGCTTATCTCTCCTCTCACTGGAAAACTCAGTGATTTATGGGGAAGAAAAAAAATACTCTTTTGGGGACTGATTATTTACGGGATCGGCGGATCTTCGGGGTTTTATCTTCAGGATATCCGTTTGATTCTACTTGGCCGGGGGCTCCTTGGTCTGGGGCTGGGAACAACCTTTACAATGGCCTCTGCTCTGATAGGAGACTTCTATTCTGGAGATCGGCGAAGGAGATTGTTAGGACTTCAGGGGGCCTTTGTCAGCCTGGGTGGGATGATCTTTGTGGGAGGAGCAGGTTTTTTAGCAGAGATTTCCTGGAGAACGCCATTCCTCGTCTATCTTCTTTCATTCCTTATCCTTCCTGCCGCCGCTATTCTCAAGGAACCACCTCGATTAAAACCAGCTGTATTGGAAGAGTCAAAAAGGAAAAGAAATCCTGTTGGTTTGATTCTCCTCATATACCTTTCAGTTTTTCTCTGTATGATTTTTCTGCTTATGATCCATACTCAGCTTCCCTTTGTTCTAAAGCAGCAGAACAGGAGCAGTACTTCTCTTATGGGAGGGATTCTGATCCTTCTGAATTTAGCAAGTTTTTTCACCGCCTCCTTTTATCATAAGATCAGAAGGCAACTTTCGCCAGTGATGATCTATGGCCTCTACTTTGTCCTGATGGGTGCCGGATTTATTCTCATCGGTTTGAAGCCCGGTCTTTTAGGCCTTTTTGGAGGAATCCTTCTTTGCGGACTGGGAACCGGCTTGGTCGTTCCAAATACCTCTGTCTGGCTTCAGGATATTTCTATTCCCGAATCACGGGGGCAGATTCTGGGATACATGACGGCCTCTGCTTTCTTAGGACAATTCCTATCGCCATTGCTGTTGCAACCTATTCTCACGCGTCTTCCAGAAGGAACGCTGTTTTTCAGAGTCGGGATCTCAGTTCTTATCCTAGGGTTCGGGTATGGTATTTTGAATCTG
- a CDS encoding sigma-54-dependent transcriptional regulator yields MHILIVDDEINIRESLKMILEQEGYEVSCAENGLSAQRMLEVAPYDAGIFDLKMPGMDGLELLKWLKETGLDLPVIMISAFGQVEDAVSALKNGAEDYITKPFEPDLLIEKLKLWDSMHNLEDNFKSGRNLEDDFYFLGKGPEAEKLYTRMKRVARTQSNVLITGESGVGKEVSARLIHDWSEQKDAPFVALNVGGVPENLLESELFGYEQGAFTGADKMKQGLLETASGGSLFLDEIGEMPLNLQVKLLRVLQDRSFRRLGGLKDLTIDSRIITATNRNLEEMVQDGSFREDLYYRLNVARLAIPPLRSRMDDLPRLTGFLLEKLNRKMDMHVETLSREAWEKLNAYSFPGNIRELENLLERAMIFAEGDVLSAEELELSDINVTKAQIPEGFSTDGGRTLKEQEKDSILAALHRWEGNRSHAAKELGISRRTIINKIKEYGLDE; encoded by the coding sequence ATGCATATTTTGATTGTGGATGATGAAATCAATATCCGGGAGAGTCTGAAGATGATTCTGGAGCAGGAAGGATATGAGGTCAGCTGTGCTGAGAATGGTCTTTCCGCTCAGAGGATGCTTGAAGTGGCTCCTTATGATGCCGGTATTTTTGATCTAAAAATGCCTGGAATGGATGGATTGGAGTTGTTGAAGTGGCTGAAAGAGACAGGCCTTGATCTTCCGGTCATCATGATTTCCGCCTTCGGTCAGGTGGAGGATGCTGTTTCTGCTCTGAAGAATGGAGCCGAAGACTATATAACGAAACCCTTTGAACCGGATCTGCTGATTGAAAAATTGAAACTCTGGGATTCTATGCACAATCTTGAAGACAACTTTAAGTCGGGCAGGAATCTGGAGGATGATTTCTACTTTCTTGGTAAGGGGCCGGAAGCGGAGAAGCTTTACACCCGGATGAAAAGGGTGGCCAGGACTCAGTCCAATGTACTTATCACGGGGGAAAGCGGTGTGGGAAAAGAGGTGAGTGCCCGGCTGATTCACGATTGGTCAGAACAAAAGGACGCTCCCTTTGTAGCCCTGAATGTGGGAGGAGTACCCGAAAATCTCCTGGAAAGTGAACTTTTCGGGTATGAACAAGGAGCCTTTACCGGTGCAGACAAGATGAAGCAGGGCTTGTTGGAAACTGCCTCGGGGGGATCCCTTTTTCTGGATGAAATCGGGGAGATGCCTTTGAATCTTCAGGTAAAGCTGTTGAGGGTTCTTCAAGATAGAAGCTTCCGCCGTCTGGGAGGCCTGAAAGATCTGACCATTGACTCCCGTATTATTACTGCCACAAACCGAAATCTAGAGGAGATGGTCCAGGATGGATCATTCCGTGAAGACCTCTATTATCGCCTGAATGTAGCCCGCCTTGCCATTCCTCCCCTCAGAAGTAGAATGGACGATTTACCGAGGCTGACCGGATTCCTGCTTGAAAAACTGAATCGTAAGATGGATATGCATGTCGAGACACTGAGCCGAGAAGCCTGGGAGAAACTGAATGCTTACTCTTTCCCTGGGAATATCCGAGAACTCGAAAACCTTTTGGAAAGGGCTATGATTTTTGCCGAGGGTGATGTGTTGTCCGCAGAAGAGTTGGAGTTGTCCGATATTAACGTCACCAAAGCACAAATCCCGGAGGGATTCAGTACTGATGGCGGAAGGACTCTAAAAGAACAGGAAAAGGACTCTATTCTAGCCGCTTTGCATCGTTGGGAAGGAAACCGGAGTCATGCCGCCAAAGAGCTGGGTATTTCTCGGAGAACCATCATCAATAAGATCAAAGAATACGGGCTAGATGAATAA
- the glmS gene encoding glutamine--fructose-6-phosphate transaminase (isomerizing), giving the protein MCGIVGYLGSREAVPVLLKGLKQLEYRGYDSSGIGVVHRKKIKVIKEEGKLARLEAKITEKISSTVGIGHTRWATHGGVTTANAHPHSGPLGLVAVVHNGIIDNFALLKKELEAKGNVFMSETDSEVVAHLVESYLDHGPEKAVSMALDRLDGTYGMLILFKSFPDMIIGARNGSPLVVGVGQDEMFLASDAMAFAGYTQNAIFIEDGEMVVLNTNEYRVVNRQNIQINKSVEELDLDTGSHDKRGYSHFLLKEIFEQPESVFRAMGQGGRLLTEYGTSLLGGLNMNKRDFYDIHKIHILAMGTAQYAGEIGKYIIEDIARIPVEVSDASELCGINPIVDKHTVFVAISQSGETRDTIAAVQEIKQKGGRVLGILNAVGSTLARLTDGGAYIHAGSEISVASTKAFTSQVTVLALLALMIGRTRDISLHRGKELVSELLALPDKIRTILEKAEDIISMADELKNHHSVLYMGRGINFPVAMEAALKLKEVSYIHAEAYSAGSLKHGPLALISEEIPSVFICTKGDYQEKTISNIQEVRARNGRVLVISNYEDDGLRKVADKLFVVPDSDPLLSPLLTIIPCQLLGYYTALALGRDIDQPRNLAKSVTTD; this is encoded by the coding sequence ATGTGTGGAATCGTTGGATATCTGGGAAGCCGGGAAGCCGTTCCTGTATTGCTCAAGGGGCTGAAACAACTCGAATACAGGGGGTATGACTCTTCGGGAATCGGGGTTGTCCATAGAAAAAAAATAAAAGTAATCAAGGAAGAGGGCAAACTGGCTCGTCTGGAAGCCAAAATCACCGAAAAGATATCCTCTACAGTCGGAATAGGGCATACCCGCTGGGCCACCCATGGTGGGGTGACTACGGCGAATGCCCATCCTCACAGCGGACCTCTGGGACTCGTCGCTGTTGTGCATAACGGCATCATAGACAACTTTGCCCTCCTGAAAAAAGAACTGGAAGCTAAGGGAAATGTCTTTATGAGTGAGACAGACTCGGAAGTTGTCGCCCACCTGGTCGAATCCTACCTGGATCATGGTCCCGAAAAAGCCGTCTCCATGGCCCTGGACCGTTTGGATGGGACCTATGGGATGCTGATTTTATTCAAGAGCTTTCCGGATATGATCATCGGAGCGCGAAACGGTAGTCCCCTCGTGGTGGGTGTTGGCCAGGATGAAATGTTTCTGGCTTCCGATGCCATGGCCTTTGCCGGGTATACCCAGAATGCCATCTTCATAGAAGACGGTGAGATGGTGGTACTCAATACGAATGAATACCGGGTTGTCAACCGCCAGAATATTCAGATCAACAAGAGCGTGGAAGAGCTGGACCTGGATACCGGCAGTCACGACAAACGGGGATACTCCCACTTCCTTTTGAAGGAAATCTTTGAGCAGCCCGAATCCGTTTTTCGTGCCATGGGGCAGGGAGGGCGTTTGCTCACAGAGTATGGGACTTCCTTACTGGGAGGTCTCAATATGAATAAGCGGGATTTTTACGATATCCACAAAATCCATATTCTTGCCATGGGAACGGCTCAATATGCCGGTGAGATCGGTAAGTATATCATTGAAGACATAGCCCGTATTCCCGTGGAAGTTTCCGATGCCTCCGAGCTCTGCGGTATTAACCCCATCGTGGATAAGCATACTGTTTTTGTGGCTATCAGCCAGTCCGGAGAGACTCGTGATACCATCGCAGCTGTGCAGGAAATAAAACAGAAGGGAGGCCGTGTCCTGGGCATTCTCAATGCCGTAGGATCTACGTTGGCCCGTTTGACAGATGGTGGAGCCTACATTCATGCCGGATCGGAGATTTCCGTAGCCAGCACAAAGGCTTTTACCAGCCAGGTCACAGTCCTGGCCCTTTTGGCTCTGATGATTGGGAGAACCAGAGACATTTCATTGCACCGAGGAAAGGAACTGGTGAGCGAGCTGTTGGCTCTGCCCGATAAGATTAGAACTATCCTGGAGAAGGCTGAAGACATAATATCCATGGCGGATGAACTCAAAAATCACCATTCAGTGTTGTATATGGGACGGGGAATCAATTTTCCCGTGGCCATGGAAGCCGCCCTCAAGCTCAAAGAGGTGAGCTATATCCACGCCGAAGCCTATAGTGCGGGCTCCCTCAAACATGGGCCCCTGGCTCTGATCAGTGAGGAAATCCCTTCGGTTTTCATTTGTACTAAAGGGGATTATCAGGAAAAAACCATCAGCAATATTCAGGAAGTTAGAGCTCGTAATGGGAGAGTCTTGGTTATTTCCAACTATGAAGACGACGGCCTGCGAAAGGTAGCGGATAAGCTATTTGTGGTTCCTGACTCAGATCCGTTGTTATCTCCCCTGCTGACCATTATTCCCTGCCAGCTTCTGGGTTATTACACGGCTCTGGCACTGGGACGGGATATTGACCAACCGCGGAATCTGGCTAAGTCGGTCACGACGGACTAG
- a CDS encoding sensor histidine kinase, with the protein MNERRFLYLILTLIFLVLTAMTVMIMITQTRQKTFEYLLEYEKVLNHLYHTYNEGEIDKVDIPDDISSVGLYNFYKQPLYLYGNAPKVLLDEGKNRPHFSGERNTIVLNRDLLNPFIPVLSDEAFIDGIHSNLFNRVSSKSEDEKQSMIRYVYMEITDAPVMLFRRKNNLVIVLVSALILIILLYMGNLYLRNMKYRNQIESQERLVMLGTAARTLTHEVKNPLSSIRLQTSIIKRSGCTLHDPSLKIINEEVSRLAAMTERVGDFLRHPGGIPSLLDLKNEVYQILDKRKEEIQLPDIENAPVLMVRIDPERLKSILDNLLNNALESGSEESDISLTLERNGSHAVITVSDGGAGIPRENMKRIFDPFFTTKSKGSGVGLAIVHSYTQGAGGSVNIESTPENGTRVRVSLPLEKGS; encoded by the coding sequence ATGAACGAACGGCGATTCCTCTATCTCATCCTCACTCTGATTTTTCTTGTTTTAACGGCAATGACTGTAATGATTATGATCACTCAGACTCGTCAGAAAACGTTTGAGTATCTGCTGGAATATGAGAAAGTTCTGAACCACCTCTATCATACCTATAATGAAGGGGAAATCGACAAGGTGGATATTCCCGATGATATCAGCAGTGTAGGTTTATATAATTTCTATAAACAACCTCTCTACCTCTATGGTAATGCCCCTAAAGTATTGTTGGATGAGGGGAAGAACCGCCCTCACTTCAGTGGTGAGCGGAATACGATAGTCCTGAACCGGGATCTTCTGAATCCCTTTATACCCGTCCTCAGTGATGAGGCTTTCATTGATGGCATTCATTCCAATCTGTTCAACAGGGTCAGTAGTAAATCGGAAGATGAGAAACAGTCCATGATCCGCTATGTCTACATGGAAATAACAGATGCCCCGGTAATGCTTTTCCGGCGGAAGAACAATCTTGTGATTGTTCTTGTGTCTGCACTCATCCTGATCATCCTCCTTTATATGGGGAATCTCTATTTGAGAAATATGAAGTACCGGAATCAGATTGAGTCTCAGGAACGGCTGGTCATGTTGGGAACAGCCGCCAGAACATTGACCCATGAGGTGAAAAATCCTCTGAGCAGCATCCGTTTGCAGACCTCGATTATAAAACGCTCGGGCTGTACTCTCCATGACCCCTCTCTGAAGATCATCAATGAGGAGGTCTCCCGCCTGGCGGCCATGACAGAACGGGTCGGTGATTTTTTAAGACATCCTGGAGGGATTCCCAGCCTCTTGGATCTCAAGAATGAAGTCTATCAGATTCTGGATAAGAGGAAAGAAGAAATACAGCTTCCGGATATTGAGAATGCGCCGGTGCTTATGGTCAGGATTGATCCAGAAAGACTGAAATCCATCCTGGATAACCTTCTTAATAACGCCCTGGAAAGCGGTTCGGAGGAGTCGGATATTTCTTTGACCCTGGAACGAAATGGTTCCCATGCTGTGATAACCGTGTCTGACGGGGGGGCGGGGATTCCCCGGGAAAATATGAAACGTATCTTTGATCCCTTTTTTACAACAAAATCAAAGGGCTCCGGCGTGGGCCTGGCCATCGTTCATTCCTATACTCAGGGTGCGGGGGGATCGGTCAATATCGAATCTACTCCTGAGAATGGAACCAGGGTCAGGGTCTCACTGCCCCTGGAAAAGGGTTCATAA
- a CDS encoding methyl-accepting chemotaxis protein, whose protein sequence is MKPKSKKNPRKISFATPLIALFIIILSTAFGLQSFVVSNHMEEEIRSIQKENFINITKSLKDLLDMELKANEKQLEAYATSIGPILSNSLSSEEMKKSIDELLANIKSSNRFYETLFISSDMGNIEYSSDSSILGADITDREYFQATILAGMNNYTTNKALKSKATGNLAIVHAVPIFVGSQRIGLLGASLNLTKFGDEMILKKTLGKTGYPYVMDKQGMIMIHPDVAFVETQAQDLDPVFQTVIDSGDELIYDSYSLNGAQKQGIFSRMPKTGWVFALAIEDSEAFQSILILRLLLGGISVILIIGTSAILFFYVKIRLIRKLNHIEQIMSQASKGNLVKRGSVKGRDEVAGMTRYFNNFLDTLSNFFLNLRGSLQDLDEVGIDLSSNMEEAAAAVHQIKSNVENSLVQIKKQEDSVSTTVAITEKTTQNIECLDRNIEHQEQTIQQGSTAIEEMIAQIKTVSKSTEEAEQLMSVLNTSSSKGRNNLQNVSNQVKDIEEQSKDLKKANDLIAGIAAQTNLLSMNASIEAAHAGDAGRGFAVVADEIRKLAEQSTLQSAQVKQTISNISESIQNVVNDSNTSNHSFEEIMENMKKMGEITVEIKSSMQEQVAGSTQVLQTLEDLKNSGQEVSLGSRDMMAGNKEILKAVEALKQISSEVSMAIREIGNGMNEINSSVLNVTDIAEKNRSSINNVRNEAAQYHLEDQMDESLNEEEPQSHSEGTVDLEEDTEKE, encoded by the coding sequence ATGAAACCCAAATCGAAGAAGAACCCGAGAAAGATCTCTTTTGCCACGCCGTTGATTGCCCTTTTTATCATTATTTTATCCACAGCCTTTGGTCTTCAGTCGTTTGTTGTATCCAACCATATGGAAGAAGAGATCAGATCAATACAAAAAGAAAATTTTATAAATATTACAAAATCACTTAAAGATCTTTTGGATATGGAACTAAAAGCAAATGAGAAGCAATTAGAGGCATATGCTACTTCAATAGGCCCAATTCTGTCTAACTCATTGTCTTCGGAAGAAATGAAGAAATCAATTGATGAACTGCTTGCCAATATCAAGTCGAGCAACCGGTTCTATGAAACCTTATTTATATCCAGTGATATGGGAAATATTGAATATTCTTCCGACTCATCAATCTTAGGAGCCGATATTACAGATCGTGAGTATTTCCAGGCCACCATATTAGCCGGCATGAATAACTATACGACCAATAAGGCCCTCAAGTCCAAAGCAACGGGGAATCTGGCAATAGTCCATGCCGTGCCAATTTTTGTTGGGAGCCAGAGAATAGGTCTTTTGGGAGCGTCTCTTAATCTAACAAAATTTGGAGATGAAATGATTCTCAAAAAGACCCTTGGTAAAACGGGATATCCCTATGTCATGGATAAACAGGGGATGATCATGATACACCCCGATGTAGCCTTTGTTGAGACTCAAGCTCAGGATTTGGATCCTGTATTTCAGACGGTAATAGACTCAGGTGATGAACTCATATACGACTCTTATTCACTAAATGGTGCACAGAAACAGGGGATATTTAGCCGGATGCCTAAGACTGGATGGGTTTTTGCTTTGGCGATTGAGGATTCCGAGGCATTTCAAAGCATCTTAATTCTCCGCCTTCTTTTAGGGGGTATTAGTGTTATCCTGATCATAGGAACCAGTGCCATTCTATTCTTTTATGTGAAAATTAGACTCATTCGAAAGCTCAATCATATCGAACAGATTATGTCTCAGGCATCCAAAGGAAATCTGGTAAAAAGAGGATCAGTAAAAGGAAGGGATGAGGTTGCCGGGATGACCCGTTATTTTAACAACTTCCTGGACACACTAAGCAACTTCTTCTTGAACCTTAGAGGGAGTTTGCAGGACCTAGATGAGGTGGGAATAGATCTTTCGTCAAATATGGAGGAGGCCGCAGCAGCTGTCCATCAGATCAAGAGTAATGTAGAAAACTCTCTGGTACAGATAAAAAAGCAGGAGGACAGCGTCTCTACCACGGTCGCAATTACAGAGAAGACGACTCAGAATATTGAATGCCTTGACCGCAATATTGAACATCAGGAGCAAACAATCCAACAAGGATCTACAGCGATTGAAGAGATGATCGCCCAGATAAAAACTGTATCCAAGTCTACCGAAGAGGCCGAACAGCTTATGTCTGTTCTCAACACATCCTCAAGCAAGGGGCGGAATAACCTCCAGAATGTCTCCAACCAGGTCAAGGATATTGAAGAACAGTCAAAGGACCTAAAAAAAGCCAATGACCTCATTGCTGGGATTGCTGCCCAGACGAACCTTCTTTCAATGAATGCCTCCATTGAAGCCGCCCATGCAGGAGATGCAGGTCGTGGTTTTGCTGTTGTTGCTGATGAAATCCGGAAACTGGCTGAGCAATCAACCCTGCAATCTGCTCAGGTAAAACAGACGATATCCAATATTTCCGAAAGCATTCAGAATGTTGTCAACGATTCAAACACGTCCAACCATTCCTTTGAAGAAATAATGGAAAATATGAAAAAAATGGGAGAGATTACTGTAGAGATAAAGTCTTCCATGCAGGAACAGGTTGCCGGAAGTACGCAGGTCCTTCAGACCCTTGAAGATCTTAAGAATTCGGGCCAGGAAGTTTCTTTAGGATCCAGAGATATGATGGCAGGCAATAAGGAAATACTGAAGGCTGTAGAAGCCTTGAAGCAGATATCCAGTGAAGTTTCCATGGCTATTAGGGAGATCGGAAACGGTATGAATGAAATCAACAGCTCTGTCCTAAACGTCACTGATATTGCAGAAAAAAACAGATCCAGTATTAATAATGTGCGCAATGAAGCAGCCCAATATCACCTGGAAGATCAAATGGATGAGAGTTTGAATGAAGAAGAGCCTCAATCTCATTCTGAGGGGACTGTCGATTTAGAAGAGGATACAGAAAAAGAGTAA